The Fimbriimonadia bacterium region ACCGCCTGTCCTTCCTTCACGGCAACTACGTGACGCTCACGAACCTGAAAGAAGACGAGTTCGAGCGTATCTGTCGCGAAGGATTATCTCCGATGTACGTCTCGGTGCACGCCACGGACCCTGTCCTGCGAGGAGGCATGCTGGGACGCAAGGAGCCTGCACCGGTGCTCGACCAACTCGCGACTCTTGCCGAGAACGGGATTGACAGCCACGCGCAAGTGGTGCTGTGCCCGGGTTGGAACGACGGCGCGGCTCTGGACCGAACCGTGCACGAGCTGGCAACACTCCACCCTCGCGTATCCGGACGTAGCGCCGGCGTGCTGTCGGTAGCTTTGGTGCCGGTCGGGCTCACGAAGCATCGCGAGCGGCTGACAAAGCTGACCCCAGTGGATGCAGAGTACGCAGCGGAGTTGTTGAAGCAGGCAGAGGGCCTACGCGCCGAGATGCTGTCCCGAATCGGCACGGCTTTCGTGTTCCCTTCCGACGAGTGGTTCTTCTATGCAGGCAAGCCCTACCCGCCGCGCAAGTGGTACGAGGACTTTCCGCAGTACGAAGACGGCATCGGCACCTGTCGCAAGTTCATAGACGAAGCGCGGGCGGCGCTGAGACGGGCTCGCCCTCCAGAGAGGCCGATCTCGGCATCCATCCTAACCTCCCCCCTGCCTGCGAGCGTGATTCGAGATTTCGCCGAGGCTGCGTCGCGGATCGAAGGCATCTCGCTGAACGTGTGCGTGGTGGAGAACCACTTTTTCGGCCCGCTCATCAACGTGGCGGGGCTGATGACGGGAGCAGATATGATCGAGCGAATGGCCCAGCCCGACGTGCGGGACACTGTGTTCGTGCCGTCGGTGTGCGTGAACGCGGAAGGCCTGCTCCTCGACGACATCCCGGCTGCGGAACTTTCGCGTCGCTCGGACAAGCAGGTAACTGTGGTTGAGCCGAGCCCGACTGTGCTGCTCGCCCATATCGGCGCGCTCACGAGGGGCTAGGTTCTCAATAGAGGCAAGACCAGTGCGACGAAGGGGGCGGGGAGCAGAAGGCTGTCTATCCGGTCCAGGATGCCGCCGTGACCAGGAAACAGCGTTCCCGAGTCCTTCACTCTGGCCCGACGCTTGATCGCCGACTCTAACAGGTCGCCCGCCTGCCCCAGCACTCCGACCGCCAGCCCAATGGTGAGGCCGCATGCCACGCCCAGATGGGCAAGATGGGCGAGGCCGAGCGCGACCGCAACGCTTGCCACCAAGTTGGCGACGGCGCCTTCCCAGGTCTTGCCGGGAGAAACCCGCGGCGCCAGCTTGTGCTTGCCCAGACTGCGTCCGACGAAGTAGGCCGCCGTGTCTCCGGCCCACGTAGTGATCAGCAGCGTGAGGACCAGGCGGGCACCCGGCTCCAGGCCCAACGCGGGCGACCAGTCGCCTGGCGGCGCAATCCGCAGGTAGGCGAATGCAGCAAGCGGGACACCGAGGTAAAGGATGGTGAGGGTTGCTCGAGAAACTGCGCCGCCCTGCAACAGCCGGAAGGCTTCGAGGAACCCCGATACGAACACGACTGCCAGGAGGATGATGAAGGGAAGCCCGCCGGGAACAGCCACCACCAGGATTGCCAGCGGTGCAGCAACGGCCGCGGTCAGTACCCGCGCTCGAAGGGCGCCTGCAGATGGCGTGGAGCGCAGGCTCGGCCGGTCCTCGTCACTCATCGGCTGGCAGGATACCAGAGCCCTAGTTGGGCCAGCACTTCATGGCGATCTGCACGCGGTTGTTCAGGCCCAGCTTCTTCAGAATGCGGCTCACTAGGTTCTTGACGCTCTGCTCGCTGAGTTCCAGCTTTAAAGCGATCTCGCGGTTGGAGAGCCCTTGCGCAACGAGGGCCGCGATGTCTTTCTCTCGGTGGCTTAGCCCTGAATTCCCTCGGCGCGACCGCGTCGTTATCGGCTGCGTGCCATCCAACAACCCCCACGTCTTGCCGGAAGCGACAACTCCGAGCGCCTTGAGTAGATTCTCAGTGCTGTCGGACCGTTGCAAGATTCCTCGCACCCTCGGGGGGATGGTGCTGGGGGTCAGCCGGATCGGATCATCGGCCAGAAGGACGACACTGCACGTGGGTGCCTGGGATGCGATCGCCTCGAATTGGCCGCGCGTCATCTCGTCGGCTATCGTGGCGCACAGCAGCAGGATGTCGGGTTGTGCGTCTTTGCACATCTCGACCACGTCGCAGCTCGAACCGGTACTACCCACCACGGTGATATGCGGATACCCAGATAGCAAGCTCACCATGCCGTCTCGGCAGAGGGTCAGGGAGTCCGCGATTGCGACACGCATTCTCACCGCAGCGGGGCCGTGCACATGGTTCTGCATGGTTATCTCCCCCAGGTGGCTCCGCCCCCAGCCCAGACGCCGTCTTCTTCGGCCGGCGCCTTGTCTCCGCAGCGACGGGCCGCGGGCGCGCACCTGCTGCGTCTTCTACAAGACCGAGAGTATTATAGCGTTATCATTTCGGCTTCGGCAACACCGGATGCGTAAGAAAATGGTTTCACTTGGCGCTTCTTCCGTCTAGTTCTGTCTGAACAGAGTGCGGGTTGTAGGGTTATTTGCCCTAGCTAAATATTCACAAGCCCGCATTTTCACGTGCTCTGCAGGACAGCGAGGGAGGAGATCGGAGGGGTTGCCGCCGAAGATTAGAGCCGATGGGGGAAAACCGGGACTTCCGCCCGCGCGGCCGTAGTCGCGGCCGCTATTCCGGAAGGTTGGATGTCGGATGTTCGCTTTGAACTTCTACTCGGATATCTATGGAGATGTCCTGCGGAATGACCGCAAGACCGCGACCATTCGCCTCGGCGACAAGTCGAAAAAGTACACCGAGGGTCAGCTCGTTTGGGTGACCATCGGTCGGCGATTCGGGCGGCGCCAAAAGCTGTACACTGCGATCATAGATCGGGTGGAGGTGAAGCCGCTGGAGGAGCTGTCGCCCAGGGACATCGAGCGCGAGAATCCTGAGTTCCGAACCCACGACGATGTGATCGGGCTGCTATCGCGCATCTACGACGACGTGATTACACCGCATCACTTGGTGACGGTGGTGCACTTCTCCCGCGTGCACGAGTAGGCTGTCAGAAACTCGGCAACGCACTGTTCAGGACGCTCTGCGGCCGAGTGAACTTGTGGCACCGATTGTCGTCAAAGCGGTATTGGTTAGCCTCGCTAACTCCTTCCGGCGAGGCTCGCGAGGCAGAAATAGATGGCACTGCAGACGACACGGGATAAGGTCTCCCACTTGTTGCGAAGGGCGAGCTTCGGCGCAAGCGTGAGCGAGGTCGAGGAACTCGAGAAGCTCGGCGTGGAGGGCGCGGTGGACCGCCTCCTCGACTTCGAGAAGCTGGAAGAAGGGTTCGATCTCCCAATCGAGCCGCTCGCTAGGGAGGGCAGGCTCGCCCCACCCGTCGTGGCCCTCTGGTGGACCGCTAGAATGCTCCTGACCCGAAGGCCGCTCCAGGAGAAGATGGTGCTGTTTTGGCACGACCACTTCGCGTGCAGCGGCGAGAAGGTGACGTCGGGCAATATGCTGTATGCTCAGAACCAACTCTTTCGCCGGCTCGCGCTCTCCGACTTCCGGACGATCCTGACAGAAGTGTCTAAGGACCCGGCCATGATTTTGTACTTAGACACCCAGACCAACGTGCGGGGACGTCCGAACGAGAACTACGCCCGCGAGATCATGGAGCTATTCACGCTCGGCGAGGGTAACTACACGGAGGCCGACATACAGGAAGCGGCCCGTGCCTTCACCGGATGGAGCATCCAACGACCGCAATCAAACGTCGGTGAGGGAGATGCACTTCCGATGGCTACTTTCGTCAAGCGGCCCCGGCTGCACGATGGAGGCACGAAGAAGGTGCTGGGTCAAGAGGGCGCGTTCGACGGCGAAGATATCTGCCGTATTCTCGTGGAGCATCCCGCCAGCCGCAGGTACATCTGCAAGAAGCTGTGGGAGTTCTTTGCCTATCCCGACCCAGAGGAATCCGTGATTCGCGTGCTATCCGAGAGGTTTTTTCAGAGCGGATACAGCGTAAAAGCCGCAATCCGTTATATATTGACTAGTAAGGAGTTCTACTCCGACAAGGCGGAGCGGGCTCTATACAAGTCCCCAGTGGACTTTGTGGTGGGCACCGCACGTGCGCTCGGCATCGGAGAAATGCTTGCCCGGGCTCTTCGTCAGAACCGGACCGCGGGCCTCCGAGGGCTTGTTGTCGGGAGGAGTCTGGAACAAGCGATGGCGCGAATGGGGCAGCAGCTGCTTTACCCGCCCAGCGTGGCCGGCTGGGACGGCGGTGCAGCCTGGATCAACTCCGCCACGATGGTGGAGCGGATAAAGCTCGCAGACATGCTGTTCGCACCGTCAACGGGAACTCGGGTGGGACGTGGGGTCCCAGCCCAAGCGCTGTTCGGCGAAGGGCCGCACGAAAGCGTAGAGCGAGCAGTAGACAAGGCGCTGCAAGTGCTAGACGCACGGCTGCCCCGCGAGAAGAGACAGATACTGGTAGAAACGGTGAACAAAGCAGGTGGCACGTCCGCACTGAGCGACACGGCGAAGAGCCAAGGAATCGCGCGCGGCGTGGCACGCCTCGTGTTTGCGAGTCCGGAGTACCAGTTCTGCTAGGTTGGTTTGTCCGACGAAAGGCTGGAGGCAGATAGGAATGTCGAAGCACCTAACGCGACGAGAGTTTCTAAAGAAGAGCGCCACGGTTATCGCAGTGGGTGCGGTGGCTCCCCCGTGGCTCGCCAAAATAGTGCGCGCCGACACGCTCCGCGTCGCACAAGGCGGGAAGATGCCTTCTGATCGGACTCTGGTAGTCTGCCAGTTGACGGGCGGCAACGATGGTCTCAATACCGTGATACCCTACACCCAGAAGCGCTACTACGAGATGCGTCCGGTGTTGGCGGTGAAAGACGGCGCGGGCATACCTATCTCCGAGGACCTAGCGCTGCATCCAGCACTAACAGGTCTGAAGAAGGTTTGGGATCGAAAGCATCTCGCGATCCTGAATGGGGTCGGCTATCCGAATCCGAACCGTTCGCACTTCCGTTCGATGGAGATATGGCAGACCGCCAGTACGGACACCGATGAGCGGTATGGATGGCTCGGAAGGTACCTCGACGATGTGGGGAGCCCGAAGAACCCCGTATTGGCTCTCGCGTTGGGTGTGCAGAAGGAGCAGGCACTCAACGCTCGCAACGTCTCGGTACCCACCTTCGCATCGCTGGCAGACATCCAGGCGATGATCGGTGACACGGATGCCGAGGCGGCTCTGCGTGCAATCCAAGGCATGGATGCGTCGGAAGGTTCTGCGATGCGCGATGTACAGGCCGCCACCAAATCTGCACTGAACGCGATGGCCGAACTAAATCGCAACCTGTCCAAGTACGAACCGGTGGGATCGTACGGACAAGATGCCTTCGGGAGGGGATTCCGGCAGATCGCACACCTTATCGCCGTGTCGCCCGGTACGAGAGTGATCTACTTCTCGGTAGGAGGCTTCGATACGCACTCTGCTCAGGCCGCCCAGCACGAGAAACTGTTGCGACAGTTCGGCGACGCACTCGATGCGTTCCTGCTGGAGATTGTGCACATGGGTAAGGCGGACAAGGTGGCGGTGTTAGTGTTTTCCGAGTTCGGGCGGCGAGTGCAGGAAAACGCATCGGCTGGAACGGACCACGGTGCAGCAGGTCCTATGTTCGTGGCAGGCGGCGCCGTAAAGGCCGGATTGCACGGCACCTACCCCTCTCTGGACGATCTGGACCGCGGCGACCTGAAGCACTCGGTGGACTTCCGACGGGTGTACGCGAGCGTACTCTCGCAGTGGCTCGCCGCCGACGCAGGCTCACTCCTAGGCAAGGACTACCAACCGCTCGAGCTATTCTGAAAGCGCTGCATATCCCATCGGTCTGGTAGTGTCAGTAATCCGAGTCGTCGCAGAGTGGGATGATGTCCCCGCTCAGGTGTAGGTGTGATGCCTTCTTCTCTCGCGCGTGATGACTCGTCTACACGCTCAGATCATGCTCCTCGGGCCGGGTGGCGAGCATGTCCTGACTCCCTATCCGCCGTAGCGAGAAGAGGGTGACGATGTGTCGACCGCCGTCGTCCGGTCGAGATTGGCGGACACCGCACTCTCCGAAGGTGCGCGCAGTGCCGACTTCAGCGATGCCAGCAAGCTAGGATCGGGCACCAGCCCCAGCCCCGGTCCCTCCGGCACTACCACATGCGAGTCCTCGTATCGCACCCGCTCGGCGCACACATCGTCCGCATACAGCCGCGGGCCGCTGCAATCGGAGATATACTCCAGGTTCGGTGCCACGGCACCTAACTGTGCTTGAGCTGCAGTGCCCAGCGATAGCTCCTGCGTGGTACCTATCAAGCATGGTAGCTCGGCCGCTTGTGCGACGCGCATCATGCCCAGCGCAGCCTCGAAGCCGCCGATGAATACTAGCGCTACATTCAGAATGTCAATGCTGCGGTGGCGAATCATCTCCATCACGTGCACGCGCGAATACGCGTGCTCGCTAACGGGCAAAGGACACGCTCGCCGGAACTCCGCGAAGCCCTCGTAGTCGTGTCTCAGCGCTGGGCTTTCCACGAGCAACGGGCCGTACTGCAGCAACCTCCGTGTTACTGCAAGCGCTTCCTTCCATGGTAGTATGTTGCTGAAGTCCAGCGACTTCAGCGTAACCTTGTTGCCATGCTCGTTGCGAAACTGTGCACAGAAACGTTCGTCTAGGTCCGGGCGCCGACCCACGTAGAGTCGGAAAGCGTTGTAGCCCTCCGCGATGCGCTGCCGCACCGTCTGCAGACTCTCCTCGACTTGCTCTTCCGTGGTGATGCGGAAGATGGGGTAACAAACGGGAAAGCGATCCCGGCACCTGCCACCCAGCAAGGTGCTCACCGGCACTCCCAACGACCGCGCCACCACGTCGTGCAGCGCCATGTCCACTCCGCATCGAATCACGGCGCCCATGTCGTACACATACACCTGCTCGGGGAAAGCTTGCAGCATGCGGGCGTTCAAAAGAGATATCCGGTGTGGGTCCTCACCTACCAGGAGATCGTTCAGCGTGCGCTGCAGGTCCGCAAGGTCGGGCACGTACAGAGGTAGGTGGCCTAGGTCCGACATCTCGCCCCACCCAACGGCACCATCCGCCGTCCGCAGCTCGACGATCACATGATAACTGAGCAGGCCAGTATGCCGTCGTGTGGCGACGGGATGCAGAAGCAACTCACTGATCTTCATGCAGCGCCTTCCTCATTAGCGGTATGTCGGCTACCTCTAGCATCCTCGCAGGTTTCGCATAGCCGGGAAAGTCCTCACGCTCGAACAAGTCGAGGTAGCTGCGGAGGGTCTGCTGCCCGTACGCACGATTTATGCGTGGATCCAGTAGAGCTGCGAGGTATGCCACCTGTCCACCTGCCGGCCCGAACCCCCACACCTCTATGTTTTCTATGTCGATGTCGCGCCGGGATTCCAGATAGTCTATCGCACGACTGATATCCCACGCCCACATGATCACATCGGGTCGCCCTAGGTAGGTTGCCAAGCGCATGTCGAGACCTGGCAGGCTTCCGAACCCCCTGCCGTCCAATCGCATCTCTGCGAACTCCTCACGCCTCTCCGTCGGCACCGCGTCCGTGTCGCTCAGGCCCTTCTCGGAAAAGATGATTCGCACAGGCTGCATGCCGACGGGTCTGCGCAGCAGGGTGAAGGGGATGCGAAGACCGGGCTCGGCCAGAAACGACCCACGGAACAGTTCGCCTTCGGCCGTTGCCTCACGCGTCACTTCGGCCTGCAGGGGGATGCGCTCGGGAGACGGATACAGACGCACCAGGCGATTACGCAGTGTAGCTTTCAGGTTCCCCGGACCAGTCTCTTCGGCAGCCTTTGCCAGCCGCTGTGCTTTCTCTTTGGCAAGGTCTCGCAGCGATTTCGCATCGGCGGGTGCTTTGCCGCCTGGAAAGCAGAACGATTGCGGGCTATTCGGGTCCTCCACATTGATTGGTGGGTCTCCGTCCTTTGCGGGCAGTTCCCGCGGTTCGGGTGCTGGGCCGCCGTCACCGATGCCCTGCAGGTGCTTGCGGAAGAAGCCATACATGCTCTCGCGCATCGGCTTGCTGTAGTCGTGCCCGCCCGGAGCGACGAACATACGGCAATCCTCGGCCTTGCCTGCAGCCTCGTAGAACGCGGAGAGCTTCTCGTGCGAGCGAACGAGCCCAGGTTTCGGGAACTCCGGGTCCTCCTCCGCTCCTATCAGCAGCACCGGACGTGGGACGGCAAGCGCCATCACGTCGCTGCGGTCGCCAATGCCGAACACCCCTGGCACGTGATTGCAATAGCACCCATTGTGGTAGTTGTCTTCGTAGCTCACCGCATAGCACACCGGCACATAGCAGGAGATTCTGTCGTCCACGGCCGCCGCATACATCGTAGCCATGCCACCGCCCGATGCGCCGGTCACGCCGATGCGTGTGCCGTCCACCTCGGGCCGCGTCAGCAGGTAGTCAATCCCTCGCACCACGTCCCATACCATCAGCCCGAGAGGAGGTAGTGATGCCAGGTGTAGATTCCAGTCGGAGTGGTTGCCAGGGAAGTTGCGTTCGTCGTCGTTCGGACCATAGAACCCGGGCATGTCTATGCACAACACGACGAAACCGTACAGTGCCAAGCCGACGCACCGTGCCTGCACCACAGGCTGCAGCTTCTTCTGTGGCCAGTGCCCGACGGGGCATACCACTGCGGGGAATGGTCCGCCACCGTTGATAGGGATATACAGGTAAGCGGTCGCGTAGAACTTGGGCAGCGGCTCGAACACCACCTTCTCTATCACGTACCCATCGCGCTCCAGCCTGCCTGTCACTGTCGCGTCGAGCGGAGTCTTTTCTGGCAACGGGCGAAGCCCTAGTGCACCTAACAACTCGTCCTTCCATCGAGCGCGCGACGTATCGGTCAGCTCGGACGGTGCACGGCCCTTGATGAGCTGGCGAATCTGTGCGTCGAGGTAGTTGGGCACCATGTTTCTGTCCACTTGCTGATTCAGTGTCATTGCCAGTATTAGCGATAGCAGCATCTGCTACGCCCTCCGAACTTCTGGGTTGACTGGGTGGGGAAGCATCTCACCCACGAGGCCTGCTACCAGATTCTGGGCGGCGATGCGAGCCATGCCCGTTCGCGTCTGCACACTCGCCGATCCGATGTGCGGCGTCAGCACCACGTTCTCCAGACCCAGTAAGGGGTCGTCCATCGGCAGCGGCTCCGTCACGTAGACGTCCAGGCCTGCCGCCGCGATCTCGCCCGCAGCGAGCGCGCGAGCGAGCGCAGCCTGATCCACCACTCCACCGCGTGCCGTGTTCACGAAGACCGCCGTCCGCTTCATCTTTCGGAACTCCTCGGCCCCGAATAGGTTTCGCGTCTCGTGGGAGAGGGGCAAGTGCACCGACACGAAGTCGCTCTCGGCGAGCAGATCGTCCAGGCTCACCCGCAGTGCACCCAACTCTCGTTCCGCCTGCTCGTTCGCCGATCGGTCGGTATACAGAATGCGCATTCCGAAGCCGAGGCCCCGCCGAGCTACCGCCGTCCCGATGCGCCCCATCCCTACGATGCCCAGCGTCGCGCCGTGCACGTCCTGTCCTACCATGTACATCAGGCTCCAAGACTTCCACCTGCCCCCGCGCACGACCCGCTCGCTTTCGCCGATGCGTCGCGCCGCCGCCATCAGCAGAGCCCAAGCCAGGTCGGCGGTGGTTTCGGTCAGCACGCCTGGGGTGTTGCCCACGGCCACGCCGCGCGCGGTGCAAGCGGGTACGTCTATGTTGTCGAACCCCACGGCACAGTTGGACACCACGCGCAGCTTCGGCGCGGCGTCTAGCAGCTCGGGGTCAATCCGATCGGTGAGGAAGACCAGCAGCCCCTCCGCCTCGCGCGCCTCGCTGAGCAGGGTCTCGCGCGGCACAGGCACGTCGGCGGGCTCCCACTGGCGAAGATTGGCGTGAGCGCGGATGAGGTCGAGGGCTTCTTCGGGCATCCATCGGGTGACGTAGGCGTTTGGCTTGCTCATGGCGGTGGAATCCGGTTTCCGTGCGCACCCGTCGCTTTCCTGCCCACGACCTCGGCTGCCACAATGCCTTTAGCATGCGAATTGACGTGATCACGCTCTTTCCCGACCTCATCCGATCGGCCACACGGTACAGTATGGTGAAGCGTGCACAAGAGGATGGAATCGTGCAAATTTCCGTTACGGACCCGCGGGACTTCACTCCCGATCGGCACCGCACTGTGGACGATTCGCCCTTCGGAGGCGGCCCAGGCATGGTGATGAAGGTGGAGCCCATCGAGAAGGCGCTCGCCGCCTGCCGAGAAGCCTCCGGTTTGAATGGCAGGGTCCTCCTGACCGAGCCACAGGGCAAGCCGATGACCCAGGCGGACGCGCGGCGTTGGGCGAACGAGCCGTCGCTCATCATCGTTTGCGGCCACTACGGCGGCGTGGACCAGCGCGTGGCGGACCACCTCGCCGACGAAAGCGTGTCTATCGGTGACTACGTGCTGACCGGCGGCGAGATACCGGCTCTCGTCATCATAGATGCGGTCACGCGCTTGCTCCCCGGCGTACTGGGAAACGAGGAATCGCCCGAAAAGGACAGCTTCGAAGAGGGGCTTCTGGGTTACCCGCAATACACCCGGCCGGAGGGCCACCACGGTTGGCGCGTGCCCGAGGTATTATTGTCCGGCCACCATGGGGCCATCCAGCGGTGGCGGCGCGCCCAGCAACTCCTGAGAACCAGGCGGCTCCGGCCGGACTTGTTTGCGCGTGCGCCGATAACAGCGGAGGACGTCCGGCTGATGGCCGAGACGGTGCAAGGAGACGAGAATGAGCCAGGCTGAGCTACTGGCGGCCGTGAGCGCCGCAAACATGAAAACCGACTTGCCGGAAATCCGCCCCGGCGACACGTTGGCCGTCAGCGTGCGCGTCATCGAAGGCGGCAAGGAGCGTATCCAGGTTTTCGAGGGCACCGTAATCGCCCTCAAACACGGCGGCGTCGCGGAGACGGTCACCGTAAGGAAGATCAGCCACGGCATAGGCGTCGAGAGAACCTTCCCGCTTCACTCCCCGCGCGTGGCCAAGTTCGAGGTGAAGCGGCGCGGCAAGGTGCGCAGGGCAAAGCTCTATTACCTGCGCAAGAAGGTTGGCAAGGCCGCTCGCATCAAGGAACTGCGCTAACCCATGCCGGAAGGACCCTCCGGGCTTACCGTCTTCATCGAAAGCATCGCCCGCGCCCAACTCACGACGGTGATGATCGTGATGGTAATCGCGACGGTGGTCCGGGCAGGTGCGATCCTCGGTCGTGAGCGGACCTATGGGCTGAACGCAAAGGTGCTGCACATCCTGGCGGACCTCGCAGATGCCATCATCTATGCCGGCATTCTCGTCTTCATGGTCATCCGACCCTTCGTGCTGCAGACGTTCTGGATCCCGAGCGAGTCGATGGAGCAGACACTGCTGAAGGGCGACTACCTGGTGGTGAACAAGGCCGTATACCGCACCAGGGACCCGAAGGCGGGCGAGATCGTGGTGTTCCGCGCTCCCGACGAGGCACTCACACCGGGGCAACCCATCGGGAAAACCGACTTTATCAAGCGCTGCATAGGAACCCCAGGGATGTTGGTGGAGATCCGCGACGAAGGAGGCGGTTCCTATCGGCTATACCGGGAGGGCAAGCCCGTCGAAGAGAAATATCTCGGTTCGCCAATCCCCGCGGCGTTCAAA contains the following coding sequences:
- a CDS encoding response regulator transcription factor, which codes for MQNHVHGPAAVRMRVAIADSLTLCRDGMVSLLSGYPHITVVGSTGSSCDVVEMCKDAQPDILLLCATIADEMTRGQFEAIASQAPTCSVVLLADDPIRLTPSTIPPRVRGILQRSDSTENLLKALGVVASGKTWGLLDGTQPITTRSRRGNSGLSHREKDIAALVAQGLSNREIALKLELSEQSVKNLVSRILKKLGLNNRVQIAMKCWPN
- a CDS encoding D-glycerate dehydrogenase, producing MSKPNAYVTRWMPEEALDLIRAHANLRQWEPADVPVPRETLLSEAREAEGLLVFLTDRIDPELLDAAPKLRVVSNCAVGFDNIDVPACTARGVAVGNTPGVLTETTADLAWALLMAAARRIGESERVVRGGRWKSWSLMYMVGQDVHGATLGIVGMGRIGTAVARRGLGFGMRILYTDRSANEQAERELGALRVSLDDLLAESDFVSVHLPLSHETRNLFGAEEFRKMKRTAVFVNTARGGVVDQAALARALAAGEIAAAGLDVYVTEPLPMDDPLLGLENVVLTPHIGSASVQTRTGMARIAAQNLVAGLVGEMLPHPVNPEVRRA
- a CDS encoding acetylxylan esterase, which produces MLLSLILAMTLNQQVDRNMVPNYLDAQIRQLIKGRAPSELTDTSRARWKDELLGALGLRPLPEKTPLDATVTGRLERDGYVIEKVVFEPLPKFYATAYLYIPINGGGPFPAVVCPVGHWPQKKLQPVVQARCVGLALYGFVVLCIDMPGFYGPNDDERNFPGNHSDWNLHLASLPPLGLMVWDVVRGIDYLLTRPEVDGTRIGVTGASGGGMATMYAAAVDDRISCYVPVCYAVSYEDNYHNGCYCNHVPGVFGIGDRSDVMALAVPRPVLLIGAEEDPEFPKPGLVRSHEKLSAFYEAAGKAEDCRMFVAPGGHDYSKPMRESMYGFFRKHLQGIGDGGPAPEPRELPAKDGDPPINVEDPNSPQSFCFPGGKAPADAKSLRDLAKEKAQRLAKAAEETGPGNLKATLRNRLVRLYPSPERIPLQAEVTREATAEGELFRGSFLAEPGLRIPFTLLRRPVGMQPVRIIFSEKGLSDTDAVPTERREEFAEMRLDGRGFGSLPGLDMRLATYLGRPDVIMWAWDISRAIDYLESRRDIDIENIEVWGFGPAGGQVAYLAALLDPRINRAYGQQTLRSYLDLFEREDFPGYAKPARMLEVADIPLMRKALHEDQ
- a CDS encoding muconate cycloisomerase — protein: MKISELLLHPVATRRHTGLLSYHVIVELRTADGAVGWGEMSDLGHLPLYVPDLADLQRTLNDLLVGEDPHRISLLNARMLQAFPEQVYVYDMGAVIRCGVDMALHDVVARSLGVPVSTLLGGRCRDRFPVCYPIFRITTEEQVEESLQTVRQRIAEGYNAFRLYVGRRPDLDERFCAQFRNEHGNKVTLKSLDFSNILPWKEALAVTRRLLQYGPLLVESPALRHDYEGFAEFRRACPLPVSEHAYSRVHVMEMIRHRSIDILNVALVFIGGFEAALGMMRVAQAAELPCLIGTTQELSLGTAAQAQLGAVAPNLEYISDCSGPRLYADDVCAERVRYEDSHVVVPEGPGLGLVPDPSLLASLKSALRAPSESAVSANLDRTTAVDTSSPSSRYGG
- a CDS encoding DUF1800 domain-containing protein — its product is MALQTTRDKVSHLLRRASFGASVSEVEELEKLGVEGAVDRLLDFEKLEEGFDLPIEPLAREGRLAPPVVALWWTARMLLTRRPLQEKMVLFWHDHFACSGEKVTSGNMLYAQNQLFRRLALSDFRTILTEVSKDPAMILYLDTQTNVRGRPNENYAREIMELFTLGEGNYTEADIQEAARAFTGWSIQRPQSNVGEGDALPMATFVKRPRLHDGGTKKVLGQEGAFDGEDICRILVEHPASRRYICKKLWEFFAYPDPEESVIRVLSERFFQSGYSVKAAIRYILTSKEFYSDKAERALYKSPVDFVVGTARALGIGEMLARALRQNRTAGLRGLVVGRSLEQAMARMGQQLLYPPSVAGWDGGAAWINSATMVERIKLADMLFAPSTGTRVGRGVPAQALFGEGPHESVERAVDKALQVLDARLPREKRQILVETVNKAGGTSALSDTAKSQGIARGVARLVFASPEYQFC
- a CDS encoding RNA-binding protein; its protein translation is MFALNFYSDIYGDVLRNDRKTATIRLGDKSKKYTEGQLVWVTIGRRFGRRQKLYTAIIDRVEVKPLEELSPRDIERENPEFRTHDDVIGLLSRIYDDVITPHHLVTVVHFSRVHE
- a CDS encoding DUF512 domain-containing protein; this translates as MVKVRGNESHAELCGQARQDVEQCRGVRPTREPHYNATGTEPVDAPECFDSLHYFGHGNRVLPYGPVYSRFVSERAVVQGGGLEIAEVARGSAAERAGLRAGDVLEAANGTPLQDVIQLRFETAEPEFVLRVRRGETTFNVTVCREFGEDLGIEFRFELGDKIHTCNNKCVFCFIHQMPKRMRRSLYLMDDDYRLSFLHGNYVTLTNLKEDEFERICREGLSPMYVSVHATDPVLRGGMLGRKEPAPVLDQLATLAENGIDSHAQVVLCPGWNDGAALDRTVHELATLHPRVSGRSAGVLSVALVPVGLTKHRERLTKLTPVDAEYAAELLKQAEGLRAEMLSRIGTAFVFPSDEWFFYAGKPYPPRKWYEDFPQYEDGIGTCRKFIDEARAALRRARPPERPISASILTSPLPASVIRDFAEAASRIEGISLNVCVVENHFFGPLINVAGLMTGADMIERMAQPDVRDTVFVPSVCVNAEGLLLDDIPAAELSRRSDKQVTVVEPSPTVLLAHIGALTRG
- a CDS encoding DUF1501 domain-containing protein, which encodes MSKHLTRREFLKKSATVIAVGAVAPPWLAKIVRADTLRVAQGGKMPSDRTLVVCQLTGGNDGLNTVIPYTQKRYYEMRPVLAVKDGAGIPISEDLALHPALTGLKKVWDRKHLAILNGVGYPNPNRSHFRSMEIWQTASTDTDERYGWLGRYLDDVGSPKNPVLALALGVQKEQALNARNVSVPTFASLADIQAMIGDTDAEAALRAIQGMDASEGSAMRDVQAATKSALNAMAELNRNLSKYEPVGSYGQDAFGRGFRQIAHLIAVSPGTRVIYFSVGGFDTHSAQAAQHEKLLRQFGDALDAFLLEIVHMGKADKVAVLVFSEFGRRVQENASAGTDHGAAGPMFVAGGAVKAGLHGTYPSLDDLDRGDLKHSVDFRRVYASVLSQWLAADAGSLLGKDYQPLELF
- the trmD gene encoding tRNA (guanosine(37)-N1)-methyltransferase TrmD, translated to MRIDVITLFPDLIRSATRYSMVKRAQEDGIVQISVTDPRDFTPDRHRTVDDSPFGGGPGMVMKVEPIEKALAACREASGLNGRVLLTEPQGKPMTQADARRWANEPSLIIVCGHYGGVDQRVADHLADESVSIGDYVLTGGEIPALVIIDAVTRLLPGVLGNEESPEKDSFEEGLLGYPQYTRPEGHHGWRVPEVLLSGHHGAIQRWRRAQQLLRTRRLRPDLFARAPITAEDVRLMAETVQGDENEPG
- a CDS encoding phosphatidate cytidylyltransferase; the protein is MSDEDRPSLRSTPSAGALRARVLTAAVAAPLAILVVAVPGGLPFIILLAVVFVSGFLEAFRLLQGGAVSRATLTILYLGVPLAAFAYLRIAPPGDWSPALGLEPGARLVLTLLITTWAGDTAAYFVGRSLGKHKLAPRVSPGKTWEGAVANLVASVAVALGLAHLAHLGVACGLTIGLAVGVLGQAGDLLESAIKRRARVKDSGTLFPGHGGILDRIDSLLLPAPFVALVLPLLRT